In Spea bombifrons isolate aSpeBom1 chromosome 12, aSpeBom1.2.pri, whole genome shotgun sequence, the following proteins share a genomic window:
- the PRRG2 gene encoding transmembrane gamma-carboxyglutamic acid protein 2, with protein MWTGCLLLLQALTATLGHILEPRKLAALQKPEKEVFMDEGPANTFFVRKLLYNSWDFEMFTPGNLERECNEEVCNYEEARECFENDQLTKKFWDTYPHNGKGDVSSYSPAVDVAGLVAGLVAGLVILVMAGAVILYCVKYRAKETSRGRAPVNLTSNVPLTEDLPLTHLPVVEPSAPGLPSYEEALEASGTYDAPPPPYQRGSSRSNQPS; from the exons ATGTGGACGGGATGTCTGCTATTACTTCAGGCTTTAACAGCCACGCTCGGACATATTCTTGAGCCTCGGAAACTTGCAGCGCTTCAGAAACCAGAAAAGGAAG TGTTCATGGATGAAGGGCCAGCCAACACGTTTTTTGTCCGCAAGCTGCTATATAACAGTTGGGATTTTGAGATGTTCACGCCGGGTAATCTAGAAAGGGAGTGCAACGAAGAAGTGTGTAATTATGAAGAGGCTCGAGAGTGTTTCGAGAATGACCAGCTGACC AAAAAATTTTGGGACACGTATCCACATAATGGAAAAGGAGACGTGTCAT CGTACTCCCCTGCAGTGGACGTGGCCGGCCTGGTAGCTGGACTTGTGGCAGGGCTTGTGATACTGGTGATGGCAGGAGCCGTAATACTGTATTGTGTAAAATACAGAGCCAAGGAGACATCTAGAGGGAG AGCCCCGGTGAATCTCACCAGTAATGTACCTCTGACCGAAGACCTACCATTGACACATCTACCAGTGGTTGAACCCAGCGCACCTGGACTTCCTTCCTACGAAGAAGCTTTAGAGGCATCCGGCACGTACGACGCTCCCCCACCTCCGTATCAGAG AGGTTCCTCCAGATCAAACCAACCCAGCTGA
- the PRR12 gene encoding proline-rich protein 12: MDRNYPTAGFGDPLGAGTGWSYERTAKASLVYGSSRGSHPETDILHRQAYATPHPLQGYATNHHPAGLSGLFETGLHHASSAAQDASVMNLISALESRAPQPGPSASSLLSQFRTPSWQTAMHTPAPAELFISGAIPGSGTFPSSSALSAYQHPASFSSRSFPVTSSLTLQDATFSPTSNGLLSPHDPLLHIKSSQSSVPTSLSFDRLGSTVLGTGLPSQSSAYRSAQESASRHLPSQFNLLSSSLGPSEQTSQLYNASVFSSSPASSIERAMPRQDSVIKHYQRPSSAQSQLPSAAAAAHSLQHYLSCGGSYQQMQHRSSLSCSPLGDQSPVSSEGSQQKSSQARQEQSQSYRPIIQSPGYSTSSSSNKSKSYSASRQTQRSTATPKCQSIATTGQSHNYSSSTPKPSSVIASQSQAYSPGQPQNLLSMSQSQNYAVTQSQNLSTQSQGFTSSQAQDLTSGSKSQSYSSSQSQGLQTCVSQNQTYSPEQLQGLSSVGQIPNYNVQSESHVSVSQTPSYVPAHSQGLPTASPSLSYSTGHSPAMSSHGQSIGYPSVSHGQSLADSSPSQIIRPLQSPSSSRSQSVASPGQSQKYLTSVLSPSFMQPSHSQSYQNSQSSLERTSSYSKPKQDSDLLSSERTDDEDFLIQHLLQSESPPRVSSESLECEERSSKNMVYEMSKTEERYHLQSVIRTNSNLDNQGLEMSLQSLKDKKKNDRHKEYGNTRSTPEALGTSVVHYSHQGGPMDSFAQDIKKSVDHLPHMDNSNKDLNSAHSYLQKTPEHASQAHRMVAESQSMDAHNMLQSQQGTPMMMDTSPDLPLSLTHQPTTQQSQLLQSVLTHTQSQLQAHQRKVQTPMDVHMMEPQRIQAEAQSPQLQMQLQSQALEAHLQSQQMQAHVRSQSMDVHSRSQSIEAQLMDSHQMQGDQHSPQLQAQMQSDRMQAEMQPERMQAALQSEGMEVLPQNDGMQALSRPQEIQDFLEPDMSLESHLSQSGSVQSQQHLMNDAGEALCLDAESSQQVPQAQMEPKDQFDSPSPQGSKQRFVPLTSICFPDSLLQDEERSFFPGMEDMFCPPPCGNDEFPKSSCGDDGSQSMDRNEAMKNSYEMMQTNQSYSGYCTNDTNDNQQSVHLGLDSVSVKHELPSTVNTEQLGLIQSGHGQQSSDVKPGLTSPIFCSSKPKKLLKTSSFHLLKKREPSFQPPKKNYAQEYEFEDDEDKEDVPADIRLNSRRLPDLLPDLISSCRTRPNISPMGDIDFCPPSMDGPKRRGRKPTKPKREGPPRPRGRPRIRPLVEPHMMAHDAIRKPRGRGRGRGRRIPDEGRESLMMEPLKPLKIKLQVPKGNDTLQMDQTEMLPPPQENTLDNSQTREKIKQKIKEVEEKQPEIKSGFMASFLDFLKSGKRQQLPTANTSPSKNRPPSAQQTSQPSYGMASQMLSGPLDSTESDSLVMSCTSPCKRLDDELKRNLETLPSFSSDEEDSVGKNQDLQKSITSAISALYDPTDRKEAENPTVPTVVEEKVASPLTPEPTSQPEPPVPVSPPSPQEAPAPPPPPLPPPEEQPVQSSPEQEEPEDSRPLHLAKKQETAAICGETDEEDVESDGEGIFRERDEFVIRVEDIQALKLALHTGREPPPIWRVQKALLQKFTPEMKDGQRQFCATSNYLGYFGDAKNRYQRLYVKFLENINKKDYVRVCSKKPWHRPLQTMRRQSQTKAPGSKSPVILSKPEKCEKLERAMRIDNSGRPERNDAVEKTEKVEKVEQPDRAEDEEMFEKTETLPKTETQNAEEIQEEQRPVTNLLKEGPPDETEKVEPVTKVERAEPTAKVEKSEMLRRNEKEEPVPRTENSEAVQKKEKNGKQVKPEKAEPLDKMETKEPAPKPEKVEPVIMSEKSEPTITSPKVETVVKHEKNTPAGKQEKVEPLIKPELDSPAEKMKPEPAAKSEKVSSVGRREKMEALVKPEKVEGARKTQKSETIEKSSPTVENPEHDEEMDTQEKEESVETPEKQEPLKRQEHVEVTKKQDKIESAENPEKSEAVKRLEKADLREKGSKTDKVEKQSKTDRVDKTSKVDRSDKPPKADRPEKPPKPEKTERVARLEKTEKSSKVEKTEKHSRTERSSKTSRAERPSKMEKSERPEKIAKLEKTPKVEKVAKNDKLDKSEKEKTPRAEKTERHVKVEKVEKMEGQPKVALKPKQKQAKAKAEPPPKKRKKWLKEVASSSDSDSSPDQQSEEERIPVGRVLNTRAMKEMFRSYIEMLVSTALDPDMIQALEDTSDELYLPPMRKIDSIVNEHKKKVLKKVSLNSTVQEAIHTFPQLFTDPGDSTVRVKPGGEPYNRKTLNKLKKNVAKPQEFKVDSEKCPFYVLYHSLHHYKYHIFLRCKQETNAIEQQNDDLGQEEVVQQCMRNQPWLEKLFESFIDLLTQAQSKCA, encoded by the exons ATGGATAGAAATTATCCAACCGCTGGATTTGGTGATCCTTTGGGTGCTGGCACAGGATGGAGCTACGAAAGGACTGCAAAGGCAAG tTTGGTCTATGGCAGCTCAAGAGGCTCCCACCCAGAGACAGACATTTTGCACAGACAAGCTTATGCAACACCTCACCCTCTGCAAGGCTACGCGACCAATCACCATCCAGCAG GATTGTCAGGGTTGTTTGAGACTGGTCTCCACCATGCCAGCAGTGCTGCTCAAGATGCCTCGGTTATGAACCTCATCTCTGCCCTAGAATCCCGCGCACCTCAACCTGGACCCTCCGCCTCCTCGTTACTCTCCCAGTTTCGAACACCATCATGGCAGACAG ccATGCACACCCCTGCCCCGGCAGAGCTATTTATCTCTGGCGCCATCCCTGGATCTGGTACCTTTCCATCATCATCCGCCCTGTCGGCTTATCAACACCCAGCGTCTTTTAGTAGCAGAAGCTTTCCTGTGACCTCTTCCTTGACACTTCAAGATGCCACCTTCAGTCCCACTTCAAATGGACTCCTGTCTCCTCACGATCCTCTCCTCCACATAAAGTCATCCCAGTCATCAGTCCCAACTTCATTGAGTTTCGATCGTCTCGGTAGTACTGTTTTAGGCACCGGACTACCATCACAGAGCTCAGCTTATCGAAGTGCTCAAGAGTCGGCCTCGCGTCATCTACCCTCCCAGTTCAACCTTCTCTCCTCTTCCTTGGGTCCCTCAGAACAAACATCCCAGCTGTACAATGCGTCTGTATTCTCAAGCTCTCCTGCCTCCTCAATCGAGAGGGCCATGCCCCGACAAGATAGCGTCATTAAGCACTACCAGCGGCCCTCTAGCGCCCAGTCTCAGCTTCCCTCGGCTGCAGCTGCAGCACACTCTCTGCAGCATTATCTCAGTTGTGGAGGTAGCTACCAACAGATGCAACATCGCTCCTCTTTGTCTTGCAGCCCTTTGGGGGATCAGTCTCCCGTCAGCAGTGAGGGTTCGCAACAGAAAAGCTCCCAAGCGCGCCAAGAGCAGTCTCAGAGCTACAGGCCAATAATTCAGTCGCCTGGTTACTCCACATCTTCATCATCCAACAAGTCCAAAAGTTACTCTGCTTCTCGGCAGACTCAGAGATCTACAGCCACTCCAAAGTGCCAAAGCATTGCTACCACCGGACAGTCCCACAACTACTCTTCATCCACTCCAAAGCCTAGCTCGGTTATTGCCAGCCAGTCGCAGGCCTACTCTCCTGGGCAACCCCAAAATCTCCTTTCTATGTCCCAGTCACAAAATTATGCCGTAACTCAGTCTCAGAACCTCTCCACTCAATCACAAGGCTTCACATCCAGCCAAGCCCAAGATCTGACAAGCGGAAGTAAATCTCAGAGCTATTCATCTAGCCAGTCGCAAGGTTTGCAGACCTGCGTAAGCCAGAATCAGACATACTCTCCAGAGCAATTACAAGGGTTATCATCGGTGGGTCAGATTCCAAACTACAATGTCCAATCAGAGTCTCACGTGTCTGTTAGTCAGACTCCAAGTTATGTTCCTGCACATTCGCAAGGTTTACCCACTGCAAGCCCTTCCCTCAGCTACAGTACAGGCCATTCCCCTGCAATGTCCAGCCATGGTCAGTCCATTGGTTATCCTTCGGTCAGCCACGGCCAAAGTTTAGCTGATTCCAGCCCTTCTCAGATAATTCGACCACTGCAATCTCCCTCATCAAGTCGATCTCAGAGTGTAGCTTCCCCAGGGCAATCTCAGAAGTATTTGACGTCTGTGCTTTCACCGTCTTTCATGCAGCCCTCTCATTCACAAAGCTACCAAAACTCACAGTCAAGCTTAGAAAGAACATCCTCTTACAGCAAACCAAAACAAGACTCTGACCTTCTTTCCAGCGAAAGAACGGATGATGAAGACTTTCTCATCCAGCACCTGCTACAGTCTGAAAGTCCTCCACGAGTGTCCTCTGAAAGCCTAGAGTGTGAGGAAAGATCCAGTAAAAATATGGTCTATGAGATGAGCAAAACAGAGGAGAGGTATCATCTTCAAAGTGTCATACGAACTAATTCAAATTTAGACAACCAAGGGTTGGAGATGTCTCTGCAGAGCTTaaaggacaagaaaaaaaatgatcgcCACAAGGAATATGGTAACACAAGGTCAACTCCTGAGGCCTTGGGGACATCTGTTGTCCATTATAGTCATCAAGGAGGCCCGATGGATTCCTTTGCTCAGGACATCAAAAAGTCAGTAGACCATCTACCCCATATGGACAACTCAAATAAAGACTTAAACTCAGCTCATTCGTATCTACAAAAGACCCCTGAGCATGCATCACAAGCTCATAGGATGGTGGCCGAGAGCCAGTCAATGGATGCCCACAATATGCTTCAAAGCCAGCAAGGCACTCCAATGATGATGGACACCTCTCCCGATCTGCCACTTTCACTAACCCACCAGCCCACAACCCAGCAATCACAGCTGCTGCAATCTGTTCTCACCCATACACAAAGTCAGCTTCAGGCACACCAGAGAAAAGTTCAGACGCCCATGGACGTTCATATGATGGAGCCACAGAGGATCCAAGCTGAAGCACAGTCTCCGCAGCTACAGATGCAACTGCAGTCTCAGGCTTTGGAAGCCCATTTGCAGTCGCAGCAAATGCAAGCGCATGTCCGCTCACAGTCAATGGATGTACATTCTCGATCTCAATCAATAGAGGCACAATTGATGGATTCCCACCAGATGCAAGGAGACCAGCATTCTCCACAACTCCAGGCACAAATGCAGTCAGATCGTATGCAAGCAGAGATGCAGCCCGAGAGAATGCAAGCTGCCCTTCAGTCAGAAGGCATGGAGGTACTTCCACAAAACGACGGCATGCAAGCTTTATCACGGCCGCAAGAAATCCAGGACTTCCTAGAGCCCGATATGAGCTTAGAGTCGCATCTGAGCCAGAGTGGCTCCGTACAGTCCCAACAACACCTTATGAATGATGCAGGAGAGGCCTTGTGCTTGGATGCAGAGTCATCCCAGCAGGTCCCCCAAGCTCAAATGGAGCCCAAGGACCAGTTTGATAGCCCCAGTCCTCAAGGATCAAAACAGCGCTTTGTTCCTTTGACCTCCATCTGCTTTCCCGATTCTCTGCTGCAAGACGAGGAGAGGAGCTTTTTCCCTGGAATGGAGGATATGTTCTGTCCACCTCCTTGTGGAAATGATGAGTTTCCCAAGTCAAGCTGTGGTGATGATGGTTCTCAGAGCATGGACAGGAACGAAGCAATGAAAAATAGTTATGAAATGATGCAAACTAACCAAAGCTACTCTGGTTACTGCACCAATGACACTAATGACAATCAGCAGAGTGTTCACTTGGGTCTTGATTCTGTATCTGTGAAGCATGAGTTGCCATCTACCGTTAATACAGAGCAGTTGGGTCTCATCCAGTCTGGTCATGGTCAGCAGTCATCAGATGTTAAGCCCGGCTTAACATCACCCATCTTCTGCTCTTCTAAACCCAAGAAACTTCTCAAGACATCATCGTTCCACCTGCTAAAGAAGAGAGAACCCTCTTTTCAGCCTCCTAAGAAAAACTATGCCCAGGAATACGAGTTTGAAGATGATGAAGACAAGGAAGACGTCCCTGCAGATATCAGATTAAATAGTCGCAGACTGCCTGATCTTCTTCCCGATCTCATTTCCAGCTGTCGTACAAGACCCAACATAAGCCCCATGGGGGATATAGATTTCTGCCCACCCAGCATGGATGGCCCAAAGAGAAGAGGAAGGAAACCTACTAAGCCCAAAAGGGAAGGCCCTCCGAGGCCTAGGGGTAGGCCAAGGATCAGACCACTTGTCGAACCCCACATGATGGCACATGATGCTATCAGAAAGCCTCGTGggcgaggaagagggagaggCAGGAGAATTCCAGATGAAGGACGGGAAAGCTTGATGATGGAGCCCCTGAAACCACTAAAG ATCAAGCTGCAGGTGCCAAAAGGGAATGATACTTTGCAGATGGATCAAACTGAGATGCTCCCTCCTCCCCAGGAAAACACATTGGACAACAGCCAGACACGAGAGAAGATCAAACAAAAGATCAAGGAGGTAGAAGAAAAGCAACCAGAAATTAAATCTGGcttcatggcttcctttttggATTTCCTAAAATCGGGCAAAAGGCAGCAGCTTCCCACCGCCAACACCAGCCCCTCAAAGAACCGGCCGCCATCGGCACAGCAGACCTCTCAACCTTCCTATGGTATGGCTTCTCAAATGCTTTCTGGGCCGCTGGACTCTACAGAAAGCGACAGCCTGGTGATGAGCTGCACCAGTCCGTGCAAACGGTTGGATGATGAACTTAAGCGGAACCTGGAGACGCTTCCTTCTTTTTCTTCGGACGAGGAGGATTCTGTCGGCAAAAACCAAGATCTGCAGAAGAGCATCACCTCGGCCATCTCTGCTCTGTATGACCCTACGGACCGCAAAGAAGCAGAGAACCCAACAG TTCCCACGGTGGTAGAAGAAAAAGTAGCCAGTCCGTTAACGCCAGAACCTACATCGCAGCCCGAGCCGCCTGTCCCAGTCTCACCACCATCTCCACAAGAGGCTCCAGCCCCACCTCCGCCGCCACTGCCACCACCAGAGGAACAACCCGTCCAGTCGTCCCCGGAGCAGGAGGAGCCTGAAGATTCCCGGCCGCTCCACCTCGCCAAGAAGCAGGAGACGGCCGCCATCTGTGGAGAGACCGACGAAGAGGATGTGGAGAGCGACGGAGAAGGAATCTTCCGTGAGAGGGATGAGTTTGTTATCCGAGTGGAGGATATTCAGGCTTTAAAG cttGCCCTGCACACTGGACGCGAACCACCTCCCATCTGGAGGGTGCAAAAGGCTTTGCTACAAAAATTTACACCGGAGATGAAAGACGGACAGCGTCAGTTCTGTGCCACCAGCAAC TATTTGGGATATTTTGGTGATGCCAAGAATAGGTACCAGCGGCTCTACGTGAAATTCCTTGAGAATATTAACAAAAAGGATTATGTGCGGGTTTGTTCTAAGAAGCCGTGGCATCGCCCCCTCCAGACTATGCG GAGGCAAAGTCAGACAAAAGCACCGGGAAGTAAAAGCCCTGTGATATTGTCAAAACCAGAGAAATGTGAGAAGCTGGAACGGGCTATGAGGATAGACAACTCGGGCCGGCCGGAAAGAAATGACGCGGTAGAAAAGACggaaaaggtggaaaaagttgaACAACCCGACAGGGCTGAAGATGAGGAGATGTTTGAGAAAACAGAAACTCTTCCCAAAACAGAAACGCAAAATGCAGAGGAGATCCAAGAAGAACAAAGACCTGTAACAAATCTATTAAAGGAAGGACCCCCGGATGAAACTGAAAAAGTCGAGCCGGTTACAAAGGTAGAAAGAGCAGAGCCAACTGCCAAGGTAGAAAAGTCAGAGATGTTGCggagaaatgaaaaagaagagcCAGTTCCGAGGACAGAGAATTCCGAAGCTGtccagaagaaagaaaaaaatgggaaacaaGTAAAGCCAGAAAAGGCTGAGCCTTTGGACAAGATGGAGACTAAGGAACCAGCTCCAAAACCAGAAAAGGTAGAGCCGGTGATAATGTCGGAGAAAAGCGAACCGACAATAACATCGCCAAAGGTGGAGACGGTTGTTAAACATGAAAAGAATACACCTGCTGGAAAGCAGGAAAAGGTAGAACCTTTGATAAAACCTGAGTTGGATTCACCCGCCGAAAAGATGAAACCAGAACCGGCTGCGAAATCAGAAAAGGTTTCATCTGTTGGAAGACGAGAGAAGATGGAAGCTTTGGTGAAGCCGGAGAAGGTAGAAGGGGCCCGGAAGACACAAAAATCAGAGACTATTGAAAAGTCCTCACCCACGGTGGAAAACCCTGAACATGATGAGGAGATGGACACTCAAGAGAAGGAGGAATCTGTAGAAACGCCGGAAAAGCAAGAGCCACTCAAGAGACAGGAGCACGTAGAAGTAAcgaaaaaacaagacaaaatagAGTCAGCAGAGAATCCAGAAAAGTCAGAGGCTGTAAAAAGACTCGAGAAAGCGGACCTTCGGGAGAAGGGAAGTAAGACTGATAAGGTAGAAAAACAGTCTAAGACGGATCGAGTAGACAAAACCTCAAAGGTAGACCGATCGGACAAACCTCCCAAAGCAGACCGACCAGAGAAACCACCCAAGCCGGAGAAAACAGAAAGGGTAGCCAGGCTAGAAAAAACCGAGAAGTCGAGCAAGGTGGAGAAAACCGAGAAACATTCTAGGACAGAAAGATCATCAAAAACAAGCAGGGCGGAAAGGCCTTCGAAAATGGAGAAGTCTGAAAGACCTGAAAAAATAGCCAAGTTAGAGAAGACACCAAAGGTTGAAAAAGTGGCCAAGAACGATAAGCTAGACAAGagcgaaaaagaaaaaacgccaagagcGGAGAAGACGGAAAGACACGTCAAGGTGGAAAAAGTAGAGAAGATGGAAGGGCAGCCAAAAGTTGCACTGAAACCCAAACAGAAACAGGCGAAAGCGAAAGCCGAGCCACCACccaaaaagaggaaaaagtgGCTGAAAGAGGTGGCATCATCTTCGGATTCAGACTCCTCTCCCGACCAGCAGAGCGAAGAAG AACGCATTCCCGTGGGACGAGTGTTGAACACAAGAGCCATGAAAGAAATGTTCCGGAGTTACATAGAGATGCTGGTTAGCACAGCTCTAGACCCAGACATGATACAAGCCTTGGAGGACACCAGCG ACGAGCTTTACCTTCCACCCATGAGAAAAATCGACAGCATTGTAAACGAACACAAGAAGAAAGTGCTCAAAAAAGTGTCT